The Aminithiophilus ramosus genome contains a region encoding:
- a CDS encoding lysophospholipid acyltransferase family protein, which yields MRVKAPLLGCVKALLSEGWRGRGAAALIASIARLAAPRKAVALRNLSLAFPHSDENWRRDLLGEVYGHLALSLVEFLVVQKDPDRVLSWFDEVSGLEHFERALSLGRGVVMLTGHIGNWELLGAWLCRKGYPMYAVVQRNEDAETEALIEASRRRIGLRTLPKSFGMKASLRALKEGAVVALLADQHGGDCLADFMGRQAMTFSGPAAFSLLSGAPVVPVVSFRKAPFLHEVRILPPLVPPEGDRKEKVEALTRRANAILESLIRLHPEQWLWLHRRWRVEEGH from the coding sequence TTGAGGGTCAAGGCACCCCTGCTGGGCTGCGTCAAGGCCCTCCTTTCCGAGGGATGGAGGGGGCGCGGCGCGGCGGCACTCATCGCGTCCATCGCCCGCCTGGCCGCTCCCAGGAAGGCCGTGGCCCTTCGGAACCTCTCCCTGGCCTTTCCCCACAGCGACGAGAACTGGCGGCGCGATCTCCTTGGCGAGGTCTACGGTCATCTCGCCCTCTCCCTCGTCGAGTTCCTCGTCGTCCAGAAAGATCCCGATCGGGTCCTTTCCTGGTTTGACGAAGTCTCGGGGCTGGAGCACTTCGAGCGGGCTCTCTCCCTCGGGCGCGGCGTCGTCATGCTCACGGGCCACATCGGAAACTGGGAGCTGCTCGGCGCCTGGCTCTGCCGGAAGGGTTACCCCATGTATGCCGTCGTCCAGCGCAACGAAGACGCCGAGACGGAAGCCCTCATCGAGGCGAGCCGCAGGAGGATCGGTCTCAGAACGCTTCCCAAATCCTTCGGCATGAAGGCCTCCCTGCGGGCCCTCAAAGAGGGGGCCGTCGTCGCCCTTCTCGCCGATCAGCACGGCGGCGATTGCCTGGCCGATTTCATGGGACGTCAGGCGATGACCTTTTCCGGCCCGGCCGCCTTTTCCCTCCTTTCGGGAGCCCCCGTCGTTCCCGTCGTCTCCTTCCGCAAGGCTCCCTTTCTCCACGAGGTCCGGATCCTTCCGCCCCTTGTCCCCCCCGAGGGAGATCGAAAAGAAAAGGTGGAGGCCCTGACCCGCCGCGCCAACGCGATTCTCGAATCGCTCATACGCCTTCACCCGGAGCAGTGGCTCTGGCTTCATCGGCGGTGGAGGGTAGAAGAGGGACACTGA
- a CDS encoding 2-hydroxymuconate tautomerase, translating into MPILQVHLLKGRTADQKRQLVREVTEAVSRSLDVRPDQVRIILSEMDREDYAIAGTLVADRS; encoded by the coding sequence ATGCCCATTCTTCAGGTTCACCTTCTGAAGGGAAGGACCGCGGATCAGAAAAGGCAGCTCGTCAGAGAAGTCACCGAGGCCGTTTCCCGCTCTCTGGACGTCAGGCCCGATCAGGTCCGGATCATCCTCTCGGAAATGGATCGGGAGGACTACGCCATCGCCGGCACTCTCGTCGCCGACCGCTCCTGA
- a CDS encoding glycosyltransferase yields MTLKVVWFVSSGMKPWEKRLLLDLAEALVPRVGSLKIFSPDVAGWEGGFPLLSWRDRDFLSRAKTLLVEGRLWHFWGQAPPWARAVAFRAGLVHTQWRDLGPWRGLISTIVPCCCDGAGVRLSPFFRARSLWLGETTLRPSEGTPLQVLALPKGRPAPSWAESLAPSPVLLGGGLREEELLPLWRERGGVLLLPWVTPDLAWIAAQGALVGVPTLARPGAALDELLGSEGYVPVRGDDGESWKRATASFRDGPPPVAAAARRRLEDRYSMESAVDGLLGLYGRLVEVPS; encoded by the coding sequence GTGGTCTGGTTCGTCTCGTCGGGCATGAAGCCCTGGGAGAAGCGCCTTCTCCTCGATCTTGCCGAGGCCCTCGTTCCCCGTGTCGGCTCGCTGAAGATCTTCTCCCCCGACGTCGCCGGCTGGGAGGGGGGCTTTCCCCTTCTCTCCTGGCGGGATCGCGATTTCCTCAGCCGCGCGAAGACCCTTCTCGTCGAGGGACGGCTCTGGCACTTCTGGGGACAGGCTCCGCCCTGGGCCAGGGCCGTTGCCTTCCGAGCCGGCCTGGTCCATACCCAATGGCGCGATCTTGGGCCCTGGCGAGGCCTGATCTCGACGATTGTCCCCTGTTGCTGCGACGGAGCCGGCGTCCGTCTTTCTCCTTTTTTCCGTGCCCGCTCCCTTTGGCTGGGGGAGACGACGCTCCGCCCCTCCGAGGGAACGCCCCTCCAGGTGCTGGCTCTGCCGAAAGGGCGCCCCGCCCCCTCCTGGGCGGAGTCCCTCGCGCCCTCGCCGGTTCTCCTGGGAGGGGGGCTGCGCGAGGAGGAGCTTCTCCCCCTTTGGCGGGAGCGGGGAGGCGTCCTTCTCCTGCCCTGGGTGACGCCCGATCTGGCCTGGATCGCCGCTCAGGGGGCCCTCGTCGGCGTCCCCACCCTGGCTCGTCCCGGCGCGGCCCTCGACGAGCTTCTCGGCTCCGAGGGGTATGTTCCCGTCCGTGGTGACGACGGGGAGAGCTGGAAGAGGGCCACGGCCTCCTTTCGCGACGGTCCGCCGCCCGTCGCCGCCGCCGCCCGCCGCCGCCTCGAAGACCGCTACTCCATGGAGAGTGCCGTCGACGGCCTCCTGGGGCTTTACGGGCGCCTCGTCGAGGTTCCCTCTTGA